A genome region from Gadus chalcogrammus isolate NIFS_2021 chromosome 7, NIFS_Gcha_1.0, whole genome shotgun sequence includes the following:
- the zgc:110699 gene encoding ras-related and estrogen-regulated growth inhibitor isoform X2, giving the protein MVPVKLLVMGSQDTGKTALCVRFLTGRFIGDYDRKKEMTYKCHRVCNQESVHLEILDRTSKECPQASVESCIRWADGFLLLYSITQRVSFQEVEPIKKLIDHIKQSPAAPTVLIANKADLETGREVTTEEGQNLAKDLRCSFKELSVSETAVAVEAAVVQLISLVMAQQRPLLPDRPSYMVTVRHALTRKLIRSKTMQW; this is encoded by the exons ATGGTTCCGGTCAAACTCCTCGTCATGGGGTCACAGGACACCGGGAAGACAG CTTTGTGCGTGCGTTTCCTCACCGGACGATTCATCGGGGACTACGATCGCAAAAAGG AGATGACATACAAGTGTCACAGGGTTTGCAACCAGGAATCTGTCCATTTGGAGATTCTGGACCGAACTTCAAAG GAATGTCCACAGGCTTCTGTAGAATCCTGTATCCGTTGGGCAGACGGGTTCCTGCTCCTTTACTCCATCACGCAGCGCGTCAGCTTCCAGGAGGTGGAGCCAATCAAGAAGCTCATCGATCACATCAAACAAAGCCCCG ctgcgCCTACAGTGTTGATAGCCAACAAGGCTGACTTGGAGACAGGACGGGAGGTGACGACAGAGGAAGGACAAAACCTGGCCAAGGATTTGAG aTGCAGCTTCAAGGAGCTGTCGGTGTCAGAAACCGCCGTTGCCGTGGAAGCAGCCGTCGTCCAGCTAATAAG TTTAGTGATGGcccaacagcgccccctattaCCCGACCGGCCTTCCTACATGGTGACCGTGCGACACGCCCTGACCAGGAAACTGATCCGCTCCAAAACCATGCAATGGTGA
- the cryaa gene encoding alpha-crystallin A chain translates to MDIPVQSPWFRRGYPGNDARLFGQFFGEGMYDFPTPAVSPYYRPGFYRHLLDSGYSGVSEVRSDQDRFTIYLDVRHFSPEEVQVSVADGYVEVRGKHEERQDDHGYVSREFQRRYRLPSDVAPPTITCTLSGDGLLTLHAHKLGRDGEPCRNRERSIPVTHGDKAEALDSS, encoded by the exons ATGGATATCCCTGTTCAATCACCGTGGTTCCGACGCGGTTACCCCGGTAACGACGCCCGACTCTTCGGACAGTTTTTCGGAGAGGGCATGTATGACTTTCCAACGCCTGCGGTCAGTCCGTACTACAGACCGGGGTTCTACCGCCACCTGCTCGACTCCGGCTACTCCGGCGTCTCCGag GTGCGCTCCGACCAGGACCGGTTCACCATCTACCTGGACGTCAGACACTTCTCCCCGGAGGAGGTCCAGGTCTCGGTAGCCGACGGCTACGTGGAGGTCCGGGGGAAACACGAGGAAAGACAG GACGACCACGGCTACGTCTCCCGGGAGTTCCAGCGTCGGTACCGCCTCCCCTCCGACGTGGCCCCGCCCACTATCACCTGCACGCTGTCGGGTGACGGGCTGCTCACCCTCCACGCCCACAAGCTAGGCCGCGACGGCGAACCATGCCGCAACCGTGAGCGCAGCATTCCGGTAACCCACGGCGACAAGGCGGAAGCTCTTGACTCGTCCTAA
- the zgc:110699 gene encoding ras-related and estrogen-regulated growth inhibitor isoform X3 encodes MTYKCHRVCNQESVHLEILDRTSKECPQASVESCIRWADGFLLLYSITQRVSFQEVEPIKKLIDHIKQSPAAPTVLIANKADLETGREVTTEEGQNLAKDLRCSFKELSVSETAVAVEAAVVQLISDGPTAPPITRPAFLHGDRATRPDQETDPLQNHAMVTQFK; translated from the exons ATGACATACAAGTGTCACAGGGTTTGCAACCAGGAATCTGTCCATTTGGAGATTCTGGACCGAACTTCAAAG GAATGTCCACAGGCTTCTGTAGAATCCTGTATCCGTTGGGCAGACGGGTTCCTGCTCCTTTACTCCATCACGCAGCGCGTCAGCTTCCAGGAGGTGGAGCCAATCAAGAAGCTCATCGATCACATCAAACAAAGCCCCG ctgcgCCTACAGTGTTGATAGCCAACAAGGCTGACTTGGAGACAGGACGGGAGGTGACGACAGAGGAAGGACAAAACCTGGCCAAGGATTTGAG aTGCAGCTTCAAGGAGCTGTCGGTGTCAGAAACCGCCGTTGCCGTGGAAGCAGCCGTCGTCCAGCTAATAAG TGATGGcccaacagcgccccctattaCCCGACCGGCCTTCCTACATGGTGACCGTGCGACACGCCCTGACCAGGAAACTGATCCGCTCCAAAACCATGCAATGGTGACGCAATTCAAATAA
- the rtraf gene encoding RNA transcription, translation and transport factor protein has translation MRARPFKSGHGNQRCLLISSPLRNISITVRNMFRRKLTALDYHNPGGFDCKDETEYRNCIVWLEDQKIRHYKIEDRGNLRNIPGSEWPAAFQKYLQDVSSPFGEAERQEALDWLLGLAVRYEYGDNVDKYKNCPPLSTSSDKPVDPLVNLDSSSPDFKAGVTALANILKIQRHDDYLVMLKAIRILIEERLSPEAVAKSSQKKEGLPVALDKHVLGFDTGDATLNEAALILRLLHVEELRELQTRINEALVAVQAIIADPKTDHRLGKVGR, from the exons ATGCGCGCCAGACCCTTCAAGTCAGGGCACGGAAACCAGCGTTGCCTCCTAATTTCGAGTCCGCTACGGAACATTTCAATAACAGTGAGAAACATGTTTCGGAGAAAGTTGACAGCGCTTGATTATCACAACCCCGGTGGCTTCGACTGCAAAG ATGAGACCGAGTACAGGAACTGCATCGTCTGGCTGGAGGACCAGAAGATCCGGCACTACAAGATCGAAGACCGGGGAAACCTGAGGAACATCCCCGGGTCAGAGTGGCCCGCAGCCTTCCAGAAG tacctccaggatGTCAGCAGTCCCTTCGGCGAGGCGGAGCGGCAGGAGGCTCTGGACTGGCTGCTGGGTCTGGCCGTGCGCTACGAGTACGGAGACAACG TGGACAAGTACAAGAACTGCCcgcctctctccacctccagtGACAAGCCGGTGGACCCACTTGTCAACCTAGACA gtAGCTCCCCTGACTTTAAGGCTGGGGTGACTGCTCTCGCCAACATCCTGAAGATCCAGCGACACGACGACTACCTGGTCATGCTCAAG gccATTAGAATACTCATTGAAGAGAGGTTGTCTCCGGAAGCAGTCGCCAAATCCAGCCAAAAGAAAGAG GGACTCCCAGTGGCGTTGGACAAACACGTTCTGGGCTTCGATACCGGAG ATGCCACCCTGAACGAGGCGGCGCTCATCCTGCGCCTTCTGCACGTGGAGGAGCTCCGAGAGCTCCAGACCCGCATCAACGAGGCGCTGGTGGCCGTCCAGGCCATCATCGCAGACCCCAAGACAGATCACCGCCTGGGCAAGGTCGGGAGATGA
- the zgc:110699 gene encoding ras-related and estrogen-regulated growth inhibitor isoform X1, with protein MVPVKLLVMGSQDTGKTALCVRFLTGRFIGDYDRKKEMTYKCHRVCNQESVHLEILDRTSKECPQASVESCIRWADGFLLLYSITQRVSFQEVEPIKKLIDHIKQSPAAPTVLIANKADLETGREVTTEEGQNLAKDLRCSFKELSVSETAVAVEAAVVQLISDGPTAPPITRPAFLHGDRATRPDQETDPLQNHAMVTQFK; from the exons ATGGTTCCGGTCAAACTCCTCGTCATGGGGTCACAGGACACCGGGAAGACAG CTTTGTGCGTGCGTTTCCTCACCGGACGATTCATCGGGGACTACGATCGCAAAAAGG AGATGACATACAAGTGTCACAGGGTTTGCAACCAGGAATCTGTCCATTTGGAGATTCTGGACCGAACTTCAAAG GAATGTCCACAGGCTTCTGTAGAATCCTGTATCCGTTGGGCAGACGGGTTCCTGCTCCTTTACTCCATCACGCAGCGCGTCAGCTTCCAGGAGGTGGAGCCAATCAAGAAGCTCATCGATCACATCAAACAAAGCCCCG ctgcgCCTACAGTGTTGATAGCCAACAAGGCTGACTTGGAGACAGGACGGGAGGTGACGACAGAGGAAGGACAAAACCTGGCCAAGGATTTGAG aTGCAGCTTCAAGGAGCTGTCGGTGTCAGAAACCGCCGTTGCCGTGGAAGCAGCCGTCGTCCAGCTAATAAG TGATGGcccaacagcgccccctattaCCCGACCGGCCTTCCTACATGGTGACCGTGCGACACGCCCTGACCAGGAAACTGATCCGCTCCAAAACCATGCAATGGTGACGCAATTCAAATAA
- the harbi1 gene encoding putative nuclease HARBI1, with product MPQSGNTVNPQEEEKHWQEKQAAMAVQIAILDCDLLLHGRGHKTMDRFDLDSVSDQYLLTTFGFPREFILYLVELLRGVLCRRTQRSRAISPEVQILAALGFYTSGSFQTSMGDAIGISQASMSRCVTNVTRALVKKAPQFISFNRDAGTRELSVQEFQRVAEIPGVHGVLDCVQVAIKAPNSEDSSYVNRRGFHSVGCQLVCDARGLLLSAETCWPGGLQDAEVLERSAVGQAMETAAEDGWLLGGRHYPLKRWLLTPVSLPSSPGELQYNLAHAATCEIVDRTFRAIQTRFRCLDGSKGYLQYSPEKSSSILLACCVLHNASLQSGLDAWTLERSEAPEPPETYAHCPGGPDPETEDRRRELIAKHFG from the exons ATgccccaatctggcaacaccgtAAATCCCCAGGAAGAAGAGAAGCACTGGCAAGAGAAACAA GCAGCAATGGCGGTGCAGATAGCGATACTGGACTGTGACCTGCTTCTCCACGGGCGAGGTCATAAGACCATGGACCGGTTTGACCTCGACTCGGTCTCCGACCAATACCTCCTGACGACATTCGGTTTCCCCAGAGAGTTCATCCTCTATCTGGTGGAGTTGTTGAGAGGG GTTCTGTGCCGCCGCACGCAGCGGTCTCGCGCCATCAGCCCCGAGGTGCAGATCCTGGCTGCGCTTGGCTTCTACACCTCGGGCTCCTTCCAGACCTCCATGGGCGACGCCATCGGCATCAGCCAGGCCTCCATGTCCCGCTGTGTGACCAACGTCACTCGGGCGCTGGTCAAGAAGGCCCCGCAGTTCATCTCCTTCAACAG gGACGCCGGCACCAGGGAGCTGTCCGTCCAGGAGTTCCAGAGGGTGGCCGAGATCCCGGGAGTCCACGGAGTGCTGGACTGTGTTCAG GTGGCGATCAAGGCCCCCAACAGCGAGGACTCGTCCTACGTCAACCGGAGGGGCTTCCACTCGGTGGGCTGCCAGCTGGTGTGTGACGCCAGGGGGCTCCTGCTGAGTGCCGAGACCTGCTGGCCGGGGGGGCTGCAGGACGCCGAGGTCCTGGAGAGGTCCGCCGTGGGCCAGGCCATGGAGACGGCCGCCGAGGACGGCTGGCTCCTGG gCGGCCGCCACTACCCCCTGAAGCGCTGGCTCCTCACGCCCGTGTCCCTCCCCTCGTCCCCCGGGGAGCTGCAGTACAACCTGGCCCACGCCGCCACCTGTGAGATCGTGGACCGCACCTTCAGGGCCATCCAGACGCGCTTCAGGTGCCTGGACGGATCCAAGGGATACCTGCag TACTCTCCGGAGAAGAGCTCGTCCATCCTGCTGGCGTGCTGCGTGCTCCACAACGCCTCGCTGCAGTCCGGCCTGGACGCCTGGACCCTGGAGCGGAGCGAGGCCCCGGAGCCCCCCGAGACCTACGCACACTGCCCCGGGGGCCCGGACCCCGAGACCGAGGACAGGCGGCGGGAACTCATCGCCAAGCACTTTGGATga